The Gemmatimonadota bacterium sequence TCGGCAAGTGGCACCTGGGCTACGGTCCTTATGGAGCGGACGGCCGCTACGGCTTCGATTACATGGCCGCCTACGACTGCAATCACGACTATTACGACGTATCCTACTATGAGAACGAACAGGGCCCGATCGACATGGCGGGGTGGGCGCCGGAAACGGAAACCTCGCTGGCGATCGAGTTCATGGAGTATCACGTCCGGGATCACGCCGACCGGCCCCTCGCCCTCGTACTGAGCTGGGGACCGCCCCACTGGCCGTACGATGCGTATCCGGCCGAGTACGACCTGTACGACCCGGAGAAGGTGGATCTACCGCCCAACGTCCCCGAGCAGTTCGCCGCCTTCGCCCGGCGGGAGATCGCCCACTATTACGGCAACGTGACCGCTTTGGACCACCAGTTCGGCCGGTTGGACGACGCGCTGGAACGCCTGGGTATCCGGGACGACACCCTGGTGGTTTTCACCTCTGACCATGGTGACCACCTCAGCAGTCACGGCTACGGAAAGCCCATGGACCGCTGGATGCACCCTTCCTTCCGCGCCTCGAAGGCGACGCCGTACGAGGAATCGATCCATGTTCCCTTCATCGCCCGGCAGCCGGGCCGGATCGCGCCCGGGACGAGGAGCGACGCCCTGGTAAGCAGCGTGGACATGATGCCTACGCTGCTGGGCATGGCCGGCGTGCCGGTGCCCGCAGGTGTGCAGGGCACGGATCAGTCGCACGTGCTGACCGGAACGACGGGACCGCGCAGCGATTCGGTCTATCTGCAGATCCTCGGACCCGGCTGGCCGCACCGGGGCGAGTGGGTCGGCTTCTGGCGCGGGATCCGGACGGACCGATGGGTCTACGCGCGCTGGCACAACAATCAACGGGACACGCTGCTCTTCGACCGGCAGGACGATCCTTTCGAGATGAATAACTTGGCCGGCGATCCGGATTTTCGGGAGATTCAGGACGAATGTGAAGCGCGGCTACAGCGATGGATGGCGGAAACCGGCGA is a genomic window containing:
- a CDS encoding sulfatase — encoded protein: MTGDHDHVAPAETMMSRPNILFVFDDQHRYSAMGTSGNPVVQTPNLDRFASEGVVLDQVFSSCPICSPYRGQLMTGRYSHVNGVMDNEYLLRRDQVFLPAVLGDHDYRTAYIGKWHLGYGPYGADGRYGFDYMAAYDCNHDYYDVSYYENEQGPIDMAGWAPETETSLAIEFMEYHVRDHADRPLALVLSWGPPHWPYDAYPAEYDLYDPEKVDLPPNVPEQFAAFARREIAHYYGNVTALDHQFGRLDDALERLGIRDDTLVVFTSDHGDHLSSHGYGKPMDRWMHPSFRASKATPYEESIHVPFIARQPGRIAPGTRSDALVSSVDMMPTLLGMAGVPVPAGVQGTDQSHVLTGTTGPRSDSVYLQILGPGWPHRGEWVGFWRGIRTDRWVYARWHNNQRDTLLFDRQDDPFEMNNLAGDPDFREIQDECEARLQRWMAETGDPFDTGSRDPETGMLRLGQRFNHEMYDRGEQAR